ACGAAGTGAACCCCGACAACTACGACGCGCTGGTGCTCCCCGGCGGGCGCGCGCCGGAGTACCTGCGGCTCAACCCGCAGGTCCTCGCCATCGTGCGCAACTTCGCGGCGGCCAAGAAGCCGATCGCCGCGATCTGCCACGGGCCGCAGATCCTCGCCGCGGCCGGCGTGCTGAAGAACCGCACCTGCATGGCCTATCCGGCCTGCGGCCCCGAGTGCACGAACGCCGGCGCCGAGTTCAAGGCGCCCAACGAC
This region of bacterium genomic DNA includes:
- a CDS encoding DJ-1/PfpI family protein codes for the protein MTGKRILMIVGDYVEDYEAMVPLQTLETVGHRVDTICPNKKTGETVKTAIHDFVGDQTYTELPGHRFAITANFNEVNPDNYDALVLPGGRAPEYLRLNPQVLAIVRNFAAAKKPIAAICHGPQILAAAGVLKNRTCMAYPACGPECTNAGAEFKAPND